From a single Silene latifolia isolate original U9 population chromosome 6, ASM4854445v1, whole genome shotgun sequence genomic region:
- the LOC141658503 gene encoding putative F-box protein At3g61730 encodes MAKRLKRITAICSCFSSPFSSFYRPPFSFYEDDVWIEISKHLDAKSLMNLASTCKWFYKVVTEDCVWKYAFLRDLGMPDPGKVSFKWKNIYASAFDGTHSYLFRQYEKHIDWMRIGAFFLNSPAALLTEKLTFPRRIAMDTIEKMLENMGLCVITNIKTGIWIADLQLVRCPVCDLNTCEGTMQMLDTRHFELFLSQGYQNGSWDFTHLGSHETRRDIAAASGAIIDLKHLNDASTAEMLKTKTWFGKDDDLQPKAKITLHAVAVNTNLLINDGLKVKFQIMRAGTDGPVVAIRISQQLL; translated from the exons ATGGCGAAAAGATTGAAGAGAATTACGGCAATCTGTTCCTGCTTCTCTTCTCCATTTTCCTCCTTCTATCGTCCACCTTTCTCCTT CTATGAGGATGATGTATGGATAGAGATATCAAAGCACTTAGACGCAAAGTCGCTGATGAATCTCGCAAGTACCTGCAAATGGTTCTACAAAGTCGTCACAGAAGATTGCGTCTGGAAATACGCTTTCCTGCGTGATCTTGGCATGCCTGATCCTGGAAAAGTGTCCTTCAAGTGGAAAAACATCTATGCATCAGCTTTTG ATGGTACTCACTCGTATCTCTTCCGCCAGTACGAGAAACACATTG ATTGGATGCGTATTGGTGCGTTTTTCCTGAACTCGCCTGCAGCACTCTTAACCGAAAAGCTGACGTTTCCTAGAAGAATTGCCATGGATACTATTGAAAAGATGCTGGAAAACATGGGCTTATGTGTGATCACCAACATCAAAACTGGAATCTGGATTGCTG ATTTGCAGCTCGTCCGTTGCCCTGTCTGTGACCTCAACACATGTGAGG GGACAATGCAAATGTTAGATACAAGGCACTTCGAGCTCTTTTTGAGTCAGGGTTACCAAAATGGAAGTTGGGACTTTACACATCTCGGTTCACACGAGACCAGAAGAGATATTGCTGCAGCTTCCGGGGCAATCATTGATTTGAAGCACCTAAATGACGCTTCAACCGCAG AGATGTTGAAGACAAAAACATGGTTCGGGAAAGACGATGACTTGCAACCAAAGGCAAAGATCACCCTTCATGCTGTTGCTGTCAACACCAACTTGCTAATAAATGATG GGCTTAAAGTCAAATTCCAAATCATGAGAGCCGGGACTGATGGCCCAGTTGTAGCGATCAGAATCTCTCAGCAGCTTCTGTAA
- the LOC141586175 gene encoding putative F-box protein At3g61730: MSGDKENSKEGGYGGVDAMEVDSNLPPWLCQNGVVDSLAMRMMWIEIAKYLDGESLVKLASTCNWFNKVVTEECVWKYACLRDLDMPDPGDVSFKWKNIYASAFDGTHSYFFRQNEKHIKWKRIGAFFLESSAALLTEKLTFPRRTGKDTIKKMLESSGLCEITNIKTGIWIADLQILHCPVCGLNSCEGTMLVLDTRHSELFLSQGYQNGSWNFGQVGSDEIKGVVDVASGAIIDLEHLKDTSTAEMFKTETWFRKDKDLKPKANTTLHAVAFNNNNLEEDNDGLKVKFHIMRAGTGTVEPIVAIRISQHLL, encoded by the exons ATGTCAGGCGATAAAGAGAACAGTAAAGAAGGAGGTTACGGTGGAGTAGATGCCATGGAAGTGGACTCCAATTTACCTCCTTGGTTGTGCCAAAACGGCGTCGTAGATTCCTTAG CTATGAGGATGATGTGGATAGAGATAGCAAAGTACTTAGACGGAGAGTCACTGGTGAAGCTCGCAAGTACCTGCAATTGGTTCAACAAAGTCGTCACAGAGGAGTGCGTCTGGAAATATGCTTGCCTACGTGATCTTGACATGCCTGATCCAGGGGATGTGTCTTTCAAGTGGAAAAACATCTATGCATCAGCTTTTG ATGGTACTCACTCCTACTTCTTTCGCCAGAACGAGAAACACATCA AATGGAAGCGTATTGGTGCCTTTTTCCTGGAGTCATCTGCAGCACTCTTAACCGAAAAGCTGACGTTTCCTAGAAGAACTGGCAAGGATACTATCAAAAAGATGCTGGAATCCAGTGGCTTATGTGAGATCACCAACATCAAAACTGGAATCTGGATTGCTG ATCTGCAGATCCTTCATTGCCCTGTGTGTGGCCTCAACTCATGTGAGG GGACGATGCTAGTGTTAGATACAAGGCACTCTGAGCTCTTTCTAAGTCAGGGTTACCAAAATGGAAGTTGGAACTTCGGACAAGTCGGTTCAGACGAGATCAAAGGAGTTGTTGATGTAGCTTCCGGGGCAATCATTGATTTGGAGCACCTAAAGGACACTTCAACTGCTG AGATGTTCAAGACGGAAACATGGTTCAGGAAAGATAAAGACTTGAAACCAAAGGCCAATACCACCCTTCATGCTGTTGCTTTCAATAACAATAATCTGGAAGAAGACAATGACG GGCTTAAAGTCAAATTCCATATCATGAGAGCCGGGACTGGGACTGTTGAACCAATTGTGGCGATCAGAATCTCTCAGCACCTTCTGTAA
- the LOC141586165 gene encoding dynamin-related protein 5A-like translates to MENLISFVNKIQRACTALGDHGDESTLPTLWDALPSIAVVGGQSSGKSSVLESIVGKDFLPRGSGIVTRRPLVLQLHRVDENREWAEFMHLPRNRMTDFAAVRKEISDETDRETGRSKAISTVPIHLSIYSPNVVNLTLVDLPGLTKVAVDGQPESTVRDIENMVRSYIEKPNCIILAISPANQDLATSDAIKISREVDPKGERTFGVLTKVDLMDQGTDAVDILEGRSYKLQYPWVGIVNRSQADINKSVDMMAARRKEREFWSSSPDYKHMANRMGSEFLAKMMSKHLETVIKSRIPGLLSLINKTIIDIETELSRLGRPISTDAGGKLYMIMEICRGFDQIFKEHLDGVRAGGDKIYGVFDNQLPADLKRLQFDKNLSMDNVRRLITEADGYQPHLIAPEQGYRRLIESCLSTIRGPAEAAVDAVHGILKEMVQKSIKETSELKQYPTLRVEVSNAATESLERMREESKKATLQLVDMECGYLTVEFFRKLPQDVEKGGNPTHSIFDRYNDAYLRRIGTTVLSYVNQVCGTLRHSIPKSIVYCQVREAKRSLLDHFFTELGGKEARLLGKLLDEDPAIMQRRQNLSKRLELYRTAQSEIDAITWASK, encoded by the exons ATGGAGAACTTGATATCGTTCGTGAACAAGATACAAAGAGCATGCACAGCACTCGGCGATCATGGCGACGAAAGCACTCTTCCTACTCTTTGGGACGCTCTCCCTTCCATTGCCGTCGTAGGCGGTCAG AGTTCTGGGAAGTCTTCTGTTTTGGAAAGCATTGTTGGCAAGGACTTTCTGCCTCGCGGGTCTG GTATTGTGACTAGGCGTCCGCTAGTTTTACAACTACACAGGGTTGACGAAAATAGAGAATGGGCGGAATTTATGCACCTTCCTAGGAATCGGATGACTGATTTCG CTGCTGTGAGGAAGGAGATTTCAGACGAGACTGATAGAGAAACAGGACGTAGTAAAGCCATCTCTACTGTTCCCATTCATTTAAGTATATATTCCCCAAACG TTGTTAATCTGACACTTGTTGATCTTCCTGGGCTCACCAAAGTCGCTGTTG ACGGTCAACCTGAGAGCACCGTTCGTGATATTGAAAATATGGTTCGCTCCTACATTGAAAAG CCCAACTGTATCATTTTGGCTATTTCTCCTGCCAATCAAGATCTTGCTACTTCTGATGCCATTAAAATTTCACGTGAAGTCGATCCAAAAG GAGAGAGGACATTCGGAGTTTTGACAAAGGTCGATCTTATGGATCAGGGAACTGATGCAGTTGAC ATTTTGGAAGGTCGGTCATACAAGCTGCAGTATCCTTGGGTTGGTATTGTGAATCGTTCTCAAGCTGATATTAATAAAAGCGTTGATATGATGGCTGCTCGACGTAAAGAGCGTGAGTTCTGGTCTAGTAGCCCAGATTACAAGCATATGGCTAACAGAATGGGATCAGAATTCTTAGCCAAGATGATGTCAAAG CATCTAGAAACTGTCATCAAATCTCGGATTCCCGGCCTTCTGTCTCTAATAAACAAAACTATTATTGATATAGAAACAGAGTTGAGCCGTTTAGGAAGGCCTATATCTACTGATGCCGGA GGAAAGTTGTACATGATAATGGAAATTTGCCGTGGATTTGACCAGATCTTTAAAGAGCATCTTGATGGCGT ACGGGCAGGTGGTGACAAAATTTATGGTGTGTTCGACAATCAGCTTCCAGCTGATTTGAAAAGGTTACAGTTTGACAAGAATCTGTCCATGGACAACGTGCGAAGATTAATTACTGAAGCTGATGGATACCAACCTCATCTCATTGCTCCGGAACAAGGGTATCGTCGCCTGATTGAATCTTGTTTGAGTACAATTAGAGGCCCTGCTGAGGCTGCAGTGGATGCG GTCCATGGAATATTGAAGGAGATGGTACAAAAATCTATCAAGGAAACGTCG GAATTAAAACAATATCCTACCCTACGGGTAGAAGTTTCAAATGCCGCTACTGAGTCATTGGAGAGGATGCGTGAAGAAAGTAAGAAAGCGACTTTGCAGCTTGTTGATATGGAGTGTGGCTACTTGACTGTTGAGTTTTTTAGGAAGCTTCCTCAAGACGTCGAGAAGGGGGGAAATCCAACACATTCGATATTTGATCGTTACAATGACGCATATCTACGTCGAATTG GAACAACTGTGCTATCATATGTAAACCAGGTTTGCGGAACGCTGAGACACTCCATTCCTAAATCTATTGTCTACTGTCAAGTACGAGAAGCCAAAAGGAGCCTTCTCGACCACTTTTTTACCGAGTTGGGTGGGAAAGAG GCGAGGTTGCTGGGTAAGCTGTTGGATGAAGATCCAGCAATTATGCAGAGGCGTCAAAACCTGAGTAAGAGGTTGGAGTTGTATAGAACTGCTCAGTCCGAGATTGATGCGATCACCTGGGCTTCTAAATGA
- the LOC141587446 gene encoding F-box/LRR-repeat protein 13-like — MEDILNNSTLSISEKPNTDTVDRLSSLPDHLISEILSNLDTNSAVATSILSRHWRHQWTNTTRISLSPRNITNCHELHTFLTTTDNILQKLSSPPSNLRTFDLDFKIPYTDIDHFDNAYELCRTFLTQWFHRLCSSQTERFRVSEQHYGSQVGYLTVCIQNSEFLSTMSDSGCSRRIESSLVVDKFSLCLPECIFQSKTLVELIITINFSRKLPNYFHLPNLKRLSLQIYEFDHQLMPTIFKSLPLLEDLDISVFLDDGDDHFIDISAPNLKNFTILGKGQDSKATVLIDAPKLEHISILTSWDVLVLFRFLKIPIHLLTTILMHWSFHGEDSDDVAILGLVKAISHTRSLDLCCPILNVMNSYELPTFHNLVDLSLVVSDAEDMNLGIPASILGKVKTIKVRELEEYEKGMSLIEDILSKANVLEWLSVSVSDVEEPMDSIVQKENDFVKALFMLPRVSSTCEIKFYGQFVYASTKVNNGSVTYL, encoded by the coding sequence ATGGAGGACATTCTCAACAATTCCACCTTAAGTATCAGTGAAAAACCCAATACCGACACCGTAGACAGACTGAGCTCACTCCCAGATCACCTTATTTCAGAAATCTTATCTAATCTTGATACCAACTCTGCTGTCGCAACATCCATCCTGTCTCGTCATTGGCGGCACCAATGGACTAACACAACCCGCATCTCCTTATCCCCCCGTAATATCACCAACTGCCACGAGCTTCACACCTTCTTAACCACAACCGATAACATTCTCCAAAAACTCAGTTCACCTCCCAGTAATCTACGCACTTTCGACCTTGACTTCAAAATCCCTTATACTGATATAGACCATTTTGACAATGCTTACGAATTATGCCGCACTTTTCTCACTCAGTGGTTTCACCGTCTATGCAGTTCACAAACTGAACGGTTCAGGGTTTCTGAACAACATTATGGATCTCAAGTAGGTTACCTAACAGTTTGTATTCAAAATTCTGAATTTCTTTCCACAATGTCAGATTCTGGTTGCAGTCGTAGAATCGAGTCGTCTCTAGTTGTTGACAAGTTTTCACTTTGTTTACCAGAATGCATATTTCAGAGTAAAACCCTAGTTGAACTTATAATCACTATTAATTTTTCACGAAAGTTGCCAAATTATTTCCATCTCCCAAATTTGAAAAGGCTTTCACTACAGATTTATGAGTTTGATCATCAATTAATGCCCACAATTTTCAAATCTTTACCATTGCTCGAAGATTTGGATATTTCCGTCTttttggatgatggtgatgatCATTTTATTGATATATCAGCTCCCAATTTGAAGAATTTCACTATTTTAGGTAAGGGGCAGGATTCTAAAGCCACTGTTTTAATTGATGCACCAAAACTCGAACACATTTCTATCTTAACCAGCTGGGATGTTTTAGTGTTATTTCGCTTTTTGAAAATTCCGATTCATTTGTTGACAACAATTCTTATGCATTGGAGTTTTCATGGAGAAGATTCAGATGATGTTGCTATTTTAGGGCTTGTTAAAGCTATTTCACATACCAGATCATTGGATCTATGCTGTCCTATTCTAAATGTCATGAATTCCTATGAATTGCCGACTTTCCATAATCTCGTCGATCTTAGCTTAGTGGTTTCTGATGCTGAGGATATGAATTTGGGCATACCTGCTTCGATTTTAGGGAAGGTCAAGACCATTAAAGTGAGGGAACTTGAGGAGTATGAGAAAGGAATGAGTTTGATTGAAGATATTTTAAGCAAAGCAAATGTTTTGGAATGGCTTTCCGTTTCTGTATCAGATGTTGAAGAACCGATGGATTCAATTGTACAGAAAGAGAATGATTTCGTCAAGGCGTTGTTTATGCTCCCCAGGGTTTCTTCAACCTGTGAAATCAAGTTTTATGGGCAATTTGTATATGCGTCGACTAAAGTCAATAATGGATCAGTCACTTATTTGTAG
- the LOC141587447 gene encoding putative F-box/LRR-repeat protein At4g15060: MDDKTKSTTTTTMINSDVAGGDAADRLSSLPEHLISDILSKLPNYSAVATSILSRHWHHQWTYITRFHLTSLNITNCDKLFDFLITVDNILRKLNSPPTNLHTFYLEFNLPCRDADELEKANVYELCCDFLPHWFQLICSSHTERFEVFELRYHLKVHIQNSSLVSTMSSDSICSRRIRLEQNTLSLPECLFQNKTLLELILKFNTTNLSFKLPHYVHLHNLKKLSLQIYESDRQLMRTFFKSLPLLEDLNISAFLYGHDHFIDISAPSLKIFAIEVIGQDSQTNVLIDAPKLKTIKISIRGGLVLFRFVKIPTDLLETNLSHWDSVGDDLATLELLKGITGTRSLGICCRIINVLNSYNVDELPTFHNLVDLSLEIYDSANMNLAIPVWILRGMSMTKK; encoded by the coding sequence atggaTGACAAAACTaaaagcaccaccaccaccaccatgatCAACTCAGATGTTGCTGGTGGCGATGCCGCCGACAGACTGAGCTCACTCCCAGAGCATCTGATTTCAGATATATTATCTAAACTCCCTAACTACTCTGCGGTTGCAACGTCCATTCTGTCTCGTCATTGGCACCACCAATGGACTTACATAACCCGCTTCCACTTAACCTCTCTTAATATCACCAACTGTGACAAGCTTTTCGACTTTTTAATCACTGTCGATAACATTCTCAGAAAACTTAATTCACCTCCCACTAATCTACACACCTTCTACCTTGAATTCAATCTCCCTTGTCGTGATGCAGACGAGCTTGAGAAGGCCAATGTTTACGAATTATGCTGCGATTTTCTTCCTCACTGGTTTCAACTCATATGCAGTTCACACACTGAACGATTCGAGGTATTTGAACTCCGATATCACCTTAAAGTTCATATTCAAAATTCTTCATTAGTTTCCACTATGTCGTCAGATTCTATTTGCAGTCGTAGAATACGACTCGAGCAGAACACACTTTCTTTACCAGAATGCTTATTCCAGAATAAAACCCTACTTGAACTTATTCTCAAATTCAACACCACTAATCTTTCATTTAAGTTGCCGCATTATGTTCATCTCCACAATTTGAAAAAACTTTCACTACAGATTTATGAGTCTGATCGTCAATTAATGCGCACATTTTTCAAATCCTTACCATTGCTCGAAGATTTGAATATTTCGGCCTTTTTGTATGGTCATGATCATTTTATTGATATATCAGCTCCCAGTTTGAAGATTTTCGCTATCGAAGTTATTGGGCAGGATTCACAAACCAATGTTCTAATTGATGCGCCTAAACTTAAAACCATTAAAATCTCAATCAGGGGCGGTTTAGTGTTATTTCGCTTTGTGAAAATTCCGACTGATTTGTTGGAAACAAATCTTTCGCATTGGGATTCTGTTGGAGATGATCTTGCAACATTAGAGCTTTTAAAAGGTATTACGGGTACCAGATCATTGGGTATATGCTGTCGCATTATAAATGTGTTGAACTCGTATAATGTGGATGAATTGCCGACTTTCCACAATCTCGTCGATCTTAGCTTAGAGATTTATGATTCTGCGAATATGAATTTGGCTATACCTGTTTGGATTTTAAGGGGAATGAGCATGACAAAGAAATGA